AGGGCCAGATCCTCCTCTGAAAATCCCGTTGTTTTGCGGGCCAGATTGGCAGAAACGTACCCTTCCACCCGATACAGCCCGTAGGGCACAATGGTTTTGCGTCCCATTTCTGTTTTCTTATTTTCCGCAGCCGTTTCCGTGGTGATCGCCACTCTTGTGATCGTCACTTCCTGGCTGATGATCGGATCTATGCTTCTGGCAAAGCCAAGCTGCACCGGCCCTCTTACCTGCCCGCAGTTCAGAGAAGCTTTTACAAAAGTTGTCATAACTGCGCCAAATGTCCGGATATCATAAAAATTCTGACACATATAATCCCGCAGTTTCCGATCCGCATCCGGGTCATTTTTCTTCAGTTTTTTCAAAGATTCCGTCACTTTTTTCTCATCTGTATCCTGCACGCCCAGCGCCTCACAGGCTTCTCTGTCGCTTCTGTTCAGCGGAATATCTTCCCGGATATAAATCTTATACCCGGGTTCGCCTTCTTTTACCGTCTCCACGTAATTGCGGATCTTGCGTTTCAGGCAGACATCCGTCACCAGCCCCAGGCCGCTTTCCGGGTCGATTCTCGGCATATTTCCCGCGTCCGGATCCCCGTTTGGATTACCATTTTCCACATCAAATAAAACAACAAACTCATATCTGTTTTTGATCGCCTCGCTCATTTACTTCTCCTCCTTTTTCTCATAATTTTTCTGCATCTGATGATAATAACCGATATTGAATTTTCCCTGATCCTCCAAAGACAGCCGCTTGGGAAATTCACTGAATTTGCACATCAATTCCGTTACTTTCTGTTCATAATGGATTTTAGCACCTACGCTGTCCCGCTCTATTTTTCGAAGATGGCTGTTCTTTAATTTCAGCAGAACAGGAAATACAGAAGCCGGTGTCGCACAGGCGGCGTTAAAATACCGATCCCGAATGGTCGCTTTGATATCGCCGCTCGCCCGCTTCTGAATGAACTCCAGAACGGCAAATAACCGTCCAAGCACATATGCAACCTCCTGACTTTCTTCTCTGCACTCCATATACGCTTCTCCTTCCTTCCAATCATAATTGCGAATCAGATATGCCTTATCAATGGCTGCCCGCCCCCAGGTGACATTTCCCTGTTCTGCACGGATACGTATGATCGTATTCGTGTATAAGCTGGCCGGATACCGGCTGCCGGAAACGATCGCTTTCAGTACCGCCACCGACATATTGGAAACCGGTTTCTTATCCCGGGATTTCTGATTCGCCGTCTGATCCAGCATGTCCTCAATGCCCAGATATTCCTTTGTTTCCCACGCCGGTTTTATCATTTCCATGCGGTCGTAATGCGCAATGATATTTTTCAAAATGTTGCCAAAAGAATTCTCATAAAAAAATCGAACAGCCAGTCTGGCCGCATTTGGCGCAATGCCCATAATATAAAACTTCTGTTCCGGATCCAGCGCTACCTCTTTATAATTGATATACCCGTCATTTTTGATGGATTGAAATACCCGAATCACATCCTCCTGATTATCGCCCGGCGGATCAATGGCATCCCAGAAAGCCGCCGGGTATTCCTCCCTGGCGCTTTCCGCCCAGCAGACGATCATCGTATCTCCGATCTGCTCAGTATACTCCCGATGGGAAAGCAGATCATTCAATGCTGTTGTATAGGCGTATTCCGCATATTTTCCCACCGGCGCATTATAGCTTTGTGCCTTCCCGTAAGATTCAAAGGCCGGCGCATTGAAAGAAACCAATGCAGCACCGCTGGATTGTGCACCCGGAACCCCTTTGATGGTTCTGTGGATTCTCGCGATGGGAGTCCGTTCTCCGGTCACAAGGCAAATCCCCTTCTCCTCGCTTTCTCCGTCTTCCACCTCTTCCCAGGCCCGTTGAATTGCCGCATCATCCTGTGCATCTTGCGTATCCATGGAAAACACCAGATTCCCGCCTGCCGTCAGTTCCTCCCATTTTTCCAGAACTGCCGGATTTTCTTTTGCTTTCTGCGGATCCCATTTCTCAAAATGCGCACAGACAGCCCGCGCCATCATACTGTCTGCGCCTTTTAAAATCTCCAGATGCTTTTTCTTCGCTGCCAGAAAACAATCCTGCGCTCTTTTGTCCGCTGGATCAGCGTCGATCCCCAGCAAATACTTCGCATTATCACAGAGGAAATTGGCAGATATGCCGGAAGAACGCGGCACCATTTCCGGTACACGCAAAGTTTTCGGTTCCCATCTTTTCCTTTTGCCTTCTCCCTTTTCCTCTCTCAGGTCAAAAATTGCCTTTATATCGCCATCCGCACGCAATTCTATTGCATAGGAAACTTTCGCCTGGCACCATCCCGGTGTCGATACCTTCCCCTCTTCCGCCAGCCGCTCATAGTATTCTTTCAGCGCCTGTAAAATCATCGAATCACCTCACAGTCCCGCAGATCCAGCACGCCTTTCTTCATCACCGCCCGGAAAAACATGGGCTGTATATCGTTCGGATCACTGTAGTCCATATCATACAGCATCAGTCCCAGATCCCGTTCTTCCACATCAGCATAGGCCGTCGTGATCTCGCTCGCCTCCCACAGACCAAAATGTGCCGGAAATTCCCGGCAGCCAAAATAGGGCATGTGATAGCATTCTCCTCTTTTCAACCGTCTCATGATAATATCCTTAAACTTTCCCGGATTGTCCGTGGCATTGGCATGCACCGTCATTTCAAAATGCGCCTCGATCACATATTCCACATCACGCAGCAGGACGGAGGCCCGCTGGACAATATCGTTTTTTGTAATAATCCCCAGTTCTTTGTCCGCACCGTTGTATGCCTGTAACACATTGGCTGCTGATATTTTGCTCTGTACTTCATTTCTTCGGACGCTGGTAAACCGGATCGGCTTTCTTACATAAATCTTATCAATATGCCAGCGCAATCCTGGATGCCAGTAGATGGCTTCCAAAATGCCCCTTGCCGCGGATGGCGTCATCACGTCATAGGAATATCGCTCCACCTTTGTCTCCGGGCGGGTAAATAATGCATAATCTCCCCAGACTTTTACTTTGACTCCAACGCTCATGTTCTCACTCCTTTCCGTTGTATTTTCAGAATATTTGTTTTATACTTATGGTATTGAATCATTTTATCAGGTATAGCTTGTTTATATTTCTGATAATATCATACTTTCTCTTCGTTTACAATATATAATTTTTACTTTCACTGAAATTTATATTGATTTCATATATTAGCTCTGATATACTTTAAAAGTCAGGAAGCCCTCCATTCCTGTGGATTGAAATAGTGACAGTAACTATTACCCAACCGATAAACAGCAGCAAGAAAAAACGCTCTCTGCCTTTCTCTTACTGCTGTTTGTCTTTTCCCCAATATTCTCTTTTACATATACAACGCCATTCCTGTGTCTATATCCAGATCCAGCCCGCATTCCATGGAATATGCCTCCGGGTTTTCCAAAATATAAAAATCTTTGGTGCCTTCGACATATTCTGCCATCGACCGCAACATCCCTGCATCATAGATTTTATCAAACTCTTTTCTGTAAACATTGACACAGTACTGCCCGGCCTTTCGCATACGTGCTTTTGTAAATCCCTTTATTTTTCAGCTCCTCTAAAATGGCTTCCGCCTCTTCATTGAAACTGACAAAAACCGTCACGGTATCCTCTTCTATGAGGCGGAATTCCCTTCCCACCTTTGCAAAATGATAGTCTCTTCTTCGAAATTCCTCCAAAATATGTTTTTTGTCCAGACTGTCCCCTTTTATATGATACAGCATCTGAAAATAGCTTTCTATACACTGCAGATCATCCAGCTTCTTCTGATCCCCCAGCAGCATTCTTGCGACATCAATCTGCTGCCTTTGCCCGGGCACATATTCCTTCTCATCCAGCTGAAAAATATACACAGAGCTTTCCGCGGCAGGATTTTTCCCTTCCCGGTTGCATCTGCCAGCCGCCTGTATCATAGAATCCACTCCGGCCAGCTGCCGATATACCGTGCGAAAATCAAGGTCTACGCCCGCCTCCACCAGACTTGTGGCAATCACAACGCACCTTTTCTCATCTTCTAGGCACTGGCGAATCTTCTGCAGTACTGCTTTTCTGTGCCGGGGACACATACTGGTAGATAAATGATACACGCCTTCTCCCTGCAATTCCCGGTAGAGCTTCTGTGCACGTTTCTTCGTATTGACAATACATAAAACCTGATATTCTTCTTTCAGCCGTTCCAGAAGCTCCTCTTCTCCCAGTGTACCTGCATTTTTGTAAGTAACACGCTGCAAAAAGGCGAACTGCTCTTCCAGATCCGGACAGAGCTCTATTGGCTTTTTCTTTACAAAAAAAGAATCCAGCGCCGGCTGCGTTGCCGTACACAATACCGCACTCACCTCATACATATTGATCAGCTCTTCTATCATTGCCACACAGGGTTTCAGATAGTCGTTCGGCAACATCTGCGCCTCGTCAAATACGATCACACTGTTTGCGATGTTATGAAGCTTCCGGCACTTTGAAGACTTATTGGAAAACAGCGATTCAAAAAACTGTACATTTGTTGTCACCACAACCGGCTTATCCCAGTTTTCCGCCGCCAGCTGCATCGGTTTCAGTTCCTCCGAATCTTCATAATCCACATTGCAGTGATTTTCCAGAACATTTTCTGCCCCCAGAATTTCCCGGAACACCTGCGCATTCTGCTCGATGATGCTCGTATACGGCACCACGTAAATGACTCTGCGCATATGATGCTTTACTGCATGCCGCAGGGCAAACGCCATAGATGCAACCGTTTTTCCGCCTCCCGTTGGCACCGTCAGGCGGAAAAGCCCCTTATCCAGGCTTCCCCCTTCCAAACAGGCATTTAAAATCGCCGTTCTTCTGCCATTTACCGTATGTAAATCCGTCTCCTTTTTCCATTTGGCCACGTAAGCTTCCAACTTTTCCAGAAGAACCTCCATAGATTCTCCCTGTTCTCTTCCTGTATCTCCATTTTTCATAAACTGCTCTGTATCAAGGAAATCCGCATCCACCAGACAGGAATACAGCATTCTGATAAAAACACTCAGCGAAAAATCCGGATCGACACATGCCCGGGCATCAAATGGCGGCCCACCGACTGACGGAATCTGTACTTCCGTCCGATAAGCCCCATAATCCTCCACCTTCTTTTTCAGTCGGCCGCTTAATGTTGGCGCAGATGCCCGATCCGCCTGATTTCCATAATCAGGAAGCCCTGCGTGATGTCCGGCAATACAATAACTCATAATCGGATAAAGACCTTTATGGTCTTTACAGACCTGTGCTCCTGCTGTTGCATGGTCTACCATTTCCGTTCCATTGGTTCTGATCTTATGCTGAAATGCAGCGGAATATTTGCCAATATCATGCAGCATGCCGCAGCAATATCCCCAGTCATACTTGCCAAATGCCTCTGCAAACATTCCCGCAAGCGCAGCGGTTCCCTGTAAATGATCCAGAAGGCTTTGTTCCCGATCCTCCGTCATATGCGCTATGTATTTCACAAAAATCACGCCCCTCTGCTGTTTATGATCTGGCTTTATTCTATCGTTTCTACACCAAAATAGCCTTCTTCCCTGCAATCATATTCCTCACAGCTTCTACTTCCTTATCTGTAGCCGCTGCGATCTGCTCCGCCGAAAAACCATTCTTGTACATTTTCAGGATAATTCCCGCTTCGCCTTCCGCACGACCTTCTTCACGGCCAATCGCAATTCCATCTTCTTTTATTCCCTGACTCAGGTTACACATAACATCCACATCCTTTCGCAGATTCTCTTCTATCGGAATATCGTATTCCTGTCCCATGATATTCAGCTTTTCCTCACCTGTCAGTTGTTTTGACAGCAACGCGCCCAACAACCGGTGCAGTTCATAGGTCTCATCATGTTCCGGCAGCTCCTTAGCCAGACCGATCATAATAATATGCAGCAAATCCAGATTTCCTTTCCATACATATCCACCGATCACCTGATCTTCCACCAGATGCACATGGCACATACTGTTTTCATCCATATTCATACATATCCAGATCGAATACACCTGCCTCAGATCGTCATAATTGGAATTTTCAAAATCCCGTTCTTTCTGTGACGAAATCAATCTGCTGCCATAAAAAACAATATCAAACCTGACCAGTCCTTCGCCCAGTTCTCCATTTTCTGTGTTAAAACCAACGATTCGCTGACCATTCGTTTTCTTTTTCTGATTCGTAAGCCCCGGCTCTATGGACACTGTGCTAATCTGCGGTGTCCCCTCGATGTATCCGATCACCTCACCATGCCGCATGCCCTTAAATGCATCGACCGTCTTTACCAGAATGTGAGCCAATATCCATTTCTGTCCCAGCAGGCGTTTTTCGCTTGCATCATACTGCGCCTCTTTGTCCGTGCCCCCACTGCATTTTTCAATTCCGTGTTCAAAGTTTTCCCCCCTTTTGTTGTGCGAAGTATCTTCTATAGATATCGCGCTCTGCCAAAAGGTATCCAACCATATCTATATTATAACTTACGCGTTTTGCCGAAACAACTGCATTTTACATGCGATGCAGCCGCACCTTCATCAAATTTCTGTTGCAAAATTGGATCGATAAGCAGGATTTTGAAAAATTCACCAGGTCTTTTTTCCGTTGGAAATCCAACAGATTTATGGAACTTCCCACACTATAATAAAAACGAAAAATCAAGAAACACTGTTATTACTATTTGATAAAAATCAGAAGAAAGCGAGGATTTCTTATGGATCACAATATGTTTTGTTTTCAGTGTGAACAGACCGCAGGCTGCTCCGGCTGTACAGGAAAAACAGGCGTCTGCGGAAAAAATACCGATGTGGCAAAGCTTCAGGACGAGCTGACCGGCGCGCTGATCGGGCTGGCGCGTGCGTCCTATCACGCCCCGGGCGCTAACGACCACACCTGGCGTCTGATGATCGAGGGATTATTTACCACCGTCACAAACGTAAACTTTTACGAAAAGACTGTAAGGGAAATGATCGACCGAGTGCATGAGGAAAAAGAACGGCTGGTGCCAAACTGTTCTTCCTGTACCTCTGTGTGCGGGCAAACCGATGATTATGATTTGGAAAAAGTGTGGAATGCGCCGGAGGATATCCGCAGCCTCAAATCACTCATCCTCTTCGGCGTGCGCGGTATGGCGGCTTATGCGCACCATGCCCTGGTTCTGGGGTATACCGATGAAGAGTTAAATCATTTCTTTGCGAAAGCGCTTTTTGCGGTGGGCGAAGACTGGGACATGGACGAACTGCTGCCCATCGTGATGGAGGTTGGCGAGAAAAACCTCAAATGCATGGCGCTTCTTGACCGGGCAAACACCGAGACCTACGGCACCCCCACACCGGTCACCGTTCCCCTGACCGTAGAAAAAGGGCCGTTCATCGTGATTTCCGGTCACGATCTCCACGACCTGAAACTGCTGCTGGAGCAGACCGAAGGCAAAGGCATCAACATCT
Above is a window of Oscillospiraceae bacterium NTUH-002-81 DNA encoding:
- the cas5c gene encoding type I-C CRISPR-associated protein Cas5c; its protein translation is MSVGVKVKVWGDYALFTRPETKVERYSYDVMTPSAARGILEAIYWHPGLRWHIDKIYVRKPIRFTSVRRNEVQSKISAANVLQAYNGADKELGIITKNDIVQRASVLLRDVEYVIEAHFEMTVHANATDNPGKFKDIIMRRLKRGECYHMPYFGCREFPAHFGLWEASEITTAYADVEERDLGLMLYDMDYSDPNDIQPMFFRAVMKKGVLDLRDCEVIR
- the cas8c gene encoding type I-C CRISPR-associated protein Cas8c/Csd1, coding for MILQALKEYYERLAEEGKVSTPGWCQAKVSYAIELRADGDIKAIFDLREEKGEGKRKRWEPKTLRVPEMVPRSSGISANFLCDNAKYLLGIDADPADKRAQDCFLAAKKKHLEILKGADSMMARAVCAHFEKWDPQKAKENPAVLEKWEELTAGGNLVFSMDTQDAQDDAAIQRAWEEVEDGESEEKGICLVTGERTPIARIHRTIKGVPGAQSSGAALVSFNAPAFESYGKAQSYNAPVGKYAEYAYTTALNDLLSHREYTEQIGDTMIVCWAESAREEYPAAFWDAIDPPGDNQEDVIRVFQSIKNDGYINYKEVALDPEQKFYIMGIAPNAARLAVRFFYENSFGNILKNIIAHYDRMEMIKPAWETKEYLGIEDMLDQTANQKSRDKKPVSNMSVAVLKAIVSGSRYPASLYTNTIIRIRAEQGNVTWGRAAIDKAYLIRNYDWKEGEAYMECREESQEVAYVLGRLFAVLEFIQKRASGDIKATIRDRYFNAACATPASVFPVLLKLKNSHLRKIERDSVGAKIHYEQKVTELMCKFSEFPKRLSLEDQGKFNIGYYHQMQKNYEKKEEK
- the cas7c gene encoding type I-C CRISPR-associated protein Cas7/Csd2, whose protein sequence is MSEAIKNRYEFVVLFDVENGNPNGDPDAGNMPRIDPESGLGLVTDVCLKRKIRNYVETVKEGEPGYKIYIREDIPLNRSDREACEALGVQDTDEKKVTESLKKLKKNDPDADRKLRDYMCQNFYDIRTFGAVMTTFVKASLNCGQVRGPVQLGFARSIDPIISQEVTITRVAITTETAAENKKTEMGRKTIVPYGLYRVEGYVSANLARKTTGFSEEDLALLWDAIINMFENDHSAARGKMAVRELIVFKHSKELGDCPAYKLFEAVEVKKKDEVIYPRKYQDYTVTLHEEEIPDSVKVKRMI